Proteins from one Deinococcus actinosclerus genomic window:
- a CDS encoding glycosyltransferase family 4 protein — translation MRVGIVTATYLPSRNGVATSTALFARGLRERGHEVRIFAPRHPLMPPREDGVYRLNSSFAGARALGAPADYPVMLAPGPLLTSRLPLRGLDVLHTMHPFLAGQLALKWARLSGAPVVYTAHTQYDQYLHYAPMPKRVGRAVLRPHVSAFARRVDAVLAPGRAMVDMLREYGFQGHVDLMPNPVDLAAFRAATGAAFREAYHVAPDAPLVVSLGRLAPEKNLDVLLRAFDRARASRPDLRLLVVGDGPSREALERAAPEGVTFTGPVPYERVPQALAAADVFLTASTSEVLPMSMIEALAAGAPLVAAQSPAALDLIQEGVNGTVRAATPEALAEGLLDTLMPAQLPTLQAGARASAAQYDLTTRAAALEAVYEQVIQRKRR, via the coding sequence GTGCGCGTCGGGATTGTCACTGCGACCTACCTGCCGTCCCGGAACGGGGTGGCGACCAGCACGGCACTGTTCGCGCGCGGCCTGCGTGAACGGGGGCACGAGGTGCGGATCTTCGCGCCCCGCCACCCGCTGATGCCTCCACGCGAGGACGGCGTGTACCGCCTGAACTCGTCCTTTGCGGGCGCGCGGGCGCTGGGCGCCCCGGCGGACTATCCGGTGATGCTCGCGCCGGGCCCGCTGCTGACCTCGCGGCTGCCGCTGCGTGGGCTGGACGTGCTGCACACCATGCACCCGTTTCTGGCGGGCCAGCTGGCGCTGAAATGGGCGCGGCTGTCCGGCGCGCCCGTGGTGTACACCGCCCACACGCAGTACGACCAGTACCTGCACTACGCGCCCATGCCCAAACGGGTGGGCCGCGCGGTGCTGCGCCCGCACGTGAGCGCCTTCGCACGCCGGGTGGACGCCGTGCTCGCGCCGGGCCGCGCGATGGTGGACATGCTGCGCGAGTACGGCTTCCAGGGGCACGTTGACCTGATGCCGAACCCGGTGGATCTCGCCGCGTTCCGCGCGGCCACCGGCGCGGCGTTCCGCGAGGCATACCACGTCGCGCCCGACGCCCCGCTGGTGGTCTCGCTGGGCCGCCTCGCCCCGGAAAAGAACCTCGACGTGCTGCTGCGCGCCTTCGACCGCGCGCGGGCCAGCCGCCCCGACCTGCGCCTCCTGGTGGTGGGGGACGGCCCCAGCCGCGAGGCGCTGGAACGCGCGGCCCCCGAGGGCGTGACCTTCACCGGCCCCGTCCCCTACGAACGGGTGCCGCAGGCCCTGGCCGCCGCCGACGTGTTCCTCACCGCCAGCACCAGCGAGGTGCTCCCCATGAGCATGATCGAGGCGCTCGCCGCAGGCGCGCCCCTGGTCGCCGCGCAGAGCCCCGCCGCGCTGGACCTGATTCAGGAGGGCGTGAACGGCACCGTCCGCGCCGCCACGCCCGAGGCGCTCGCCGAGGGCCTGCTCGACACGCTGATGCCCGCCCAACTGCCCACGCTCCAGGCCGGGGCGCGCGCCAGCGCCGCGCAGTACGACCTGACCACCCGCGCCGCCGCGCTCGAAGCCGTGTACGAACAGGTCATCCAGCGCAAACGCCGGTAG
- a CDS encoding VC0807 family protein, producing MTAAPTPTPAKRPRVPKTVWDLVFTLVIPILILSPNILGSGISVAEQVFGGGTTGNVRAYLLAALIPVGYVLWDLLVNRNVSPVALIGGAGALFSGALAFWYVDGFWYAIKDSARSYLTGLLFLISAATSVPLFRVFIDATSIGESPEHRAATQTAMRDPIVRRGLVQGTVVFAVVDLIGGVVNSVVNYQRVTAKFGTDDFNAQIAAVNAVMRVPGLIISLVGVAGAVWLLNRAVTARYGAGASLFEPGKLADRMRERGEPVA from the coding sequence ATGACCGCCGCCCCCACCCCCACGCCCGCCAAACGCCCCCGCGTGCCCAAGACCGTCTGGGACCTCGTGTTCACGCTTGTCATCCCGATCCTGATTCTCAGCCCGAACATCCTCGGCAGCGGCATCAGCGTCGCCGAGCAGGTCTTCGGGGGCGGCACCACCGGCAACGTCCGCGCGTACCTCCTGGCCGCGCTGATCCCCGTCGGGTACGTCCTGTGGGACCTGCTGGTGAACCGCAACGTCAGTCCCGTCGCCTTGATCGGCGGGGCGGGCGCGCTGTTCAGCGGCGCGCTGGCCTTCTGGTACGTGGACGGCTTCTGGTACGCCATCAAGGACAGCGCCCGCTCTTACCTGACGGGCCTGCTGTTCCTGATCAGCGCTGCCACCAGCGTCCCGCTGTTCCGGGTGTTCATCGACGCGACCAGCATCGGCGAGAGCCCCGAGCACCGCGCCGCCACCCAGACCGCCATGCGCGACCCCATCGTCCGGCGCGGCCTGGTGCAGGGCACCGTCGTGTTCGCCGTGGTGGACCTGATCGGCGGCGTCGTGAACAGCGTCGTGAACTACCAGCGCGTCACCGCGAAGTTCGGCACGGACGACTTCAACGCCCAGATCGCCGCCGTGAACGCCGTCATGCGCGTCCCGGGCCTGATCATCAGCCTTGTGGGCGTCGCGGGCGCTGTGTGGCTCCTGAACCGCGCCGTGACCGCCCGCTACGGCGCGGGCGCCAGCCTCTTCGAACCCGGCAAGCTGGCCGACCGGATGCGCGAACGCGGTGAACCTGTCGCCTGA